The stretch of DNA CGGTCCTGGGCGCGGACCCTGACCGAATCCGCCCGGCTCACTTTTTCGAAAATACCCGGAACCGACAGGCAGCCTTCCTCCATCTCGCCGCTCCCGTTCTTTTCGAGCAGTTCCGGATTGATCAGGCAAAGCGGCGCGCTTTTTTCCTCGGAAACGTCGATGACGAGAACGCGCTTGTGCACGTTGACCTGAGTGGCCGCCAGGCCGACGCCGGGTGCCGCGTACATGGTCTCGAACATGTCGTCGATGGTCCTGCGCAGGGCGTCGTCGAACACTTCGACCGGCGCGGCCTTCTTGCGCAAACGTTCGTCAGGAAATTCGAGAATGGATAGAATGGTCACGGTAGCCTCTTCCGCTGGGCGCGCGGGAAACAATAGCTGCTCAAGCGTGGAATTTTAGCGAATTCCGTCGAGAGAATGAATCCAAAGCCTGATGCAGCCAGATATGCAACGTCTGAACGGTAAGACAAGCAAACTTCACTCCAGTTTCCTGGTGATGCCGCAAAAATAGCCATGATCGCCAAGTTTGCAGTCGGCTTGGCGCTGCTCTTCGTCTGCGCCGGGACATGGGCGGCCGGGATCGCTCTCAATCCGGACCATCCAGAGCGCTATCTGGTCGCGCCGAACGATACGATCTGGGACGTTGCCTCCCGGTTTCTGAAAAATCCGGCACAATGGTCCGAGGTGTGGTACCGGAACCCGGCGTTGGGGAATCCCGACCAGATCTATCCGGGCGATGTGCTCGTCCTCCGCTGGGTGGCCGGCCGCCCGCGCATCGAGCTCGAGACCGCCGCGGCCGTCCCGTTGAATCCGGTCATTCGGGTGACGCCGCTGGTGCGGGAGATTCCGGCCATTCCGGCGGACGCCATCCGGGCATTTCTGACCCGGCCCAGGGTCCTGGACAGTTCCGATGTCGATGCCCTTCCTTACATCGTCGGATTTCCGGACGAGCACATCTCCGGCGGCGCCGGTTACGGCATCTATGCGCGAGGGCTCAAAGAGGCCAAGGACACCATTCTGACCGTCGTGCGACCGGGCCCTGCCTATCGCGATGGCGCCACCGAGGAAGTGCTCGGCTACGAAGCCTTGTATATCGGGGACGCGCAGGTCCGGATCGCCGGCGAGCCTTCGGAGCTCCTGCTGGTCCGGGCCGAACGGGAAGCGGTGATCGGCGACCGTCTGCTGGCCGTCGAGCCGCACGAGCTTGCGACGTCGTACACCCTTCACGCGCCGGAGAAACCGGTTGCCGGCAGGATCATCGGTGTGCTCGACGGTGTCACCCAGATCGGGCAATACCAGGTGATCGTCCTGGATCGGGGCACCAGGGATGGCCTGGAAGTCGGCCACGTGCTCGATATCCACCGTGAAGCCGACACGATCAAAGACTACGTCGCCGGCGGCTTCGGCAACGTCGTCGAGACGCCGCCGGAATGGTCGGGCTCGCTGGTGGTCTTCCGGCCCTTCGATCGTGTCAGTTATGCGCTGGTCATGAAGGCGGTGAGGGCGATGCACATCGGCGACATTGTCAGGTCTCCGTAGCGTCCGCCCGATGCCCGCTACCCCGTTACGCTACTGGTTGGCCCTGGCGCGGATACCCGGTGTCGGGCCGCGCCGCGCCGCATCCCTGCTGGATCGGTTCGGCGCGGCCCGCGCGGTGTTCGGACAGCCGCGGGAAGCTTACGATGGGCTTC from Methylococcus geothermalis encodes:
- a CDS encoding LysM peptidoglycan-binding domain-containing protein, which translates into the protein MIAKFAVGLALLFVCAGTWAAGIALNPDHPERYLVAPNDTIWDVASRFLKNPAQWSEVWYRNPALGNPDQIYPGDVLVLRWVAGRPRIELETAAAVPLNPVIRVTPLVREIPAIPADAIRAFLTRPRVLDSSDVDALPYIVGFPDEHISGGAGYGIYARGLKEAKDTILTVVRPGPAYRDGATEEVLGYEALYIGDAQVRIAGEPSELLLVRAEREAVIGDRLLAVEPHELATSYTLHAPEKPVAGRIIGVLDGVTQIGQYQVIVLDRGTRDGLEVGHVLDIHREADTIKDYVAGGFGNVVETPPEWSGSLVVFRPFDRVSYALVMKAVRAMHIGDIVRSP
- the def gene encoding peptide deformylase, with amino-acid sequence MTILSILEFPDERLRKKAAPVEVFDDALRRTIDDMFETMYAAPGVGLAATQVNVHKRVLVIDVSEEKSAPLCLINPELLEKNGSGEMEEGCLSVPGIFEKVSRADSVRVRAQDRHGDFFEMSAEGLLAVCIQHEMDHLEGKLFLDHLSALKRQMARKKLQKERRMKEINKAPRAAAAV